The proteins below come from a single Saccharophagus degradans 2-40 genomic window:
- the hemH gene encoding ferrochelatase — protein sequence MASRFRGSAFNHIEEQKVGVLITNLGTPDAPTPSALRRYLKEFLSDPRVVEIPRLIWLLILHLIILRIRPAKSAKTYASVWTDQGSPLAFHTRDQADKLRQQLQAQHGDNLVVDYAMRYGNPSITSAITTLCDQGVRKLLVLPLYPQYSGSTTASTFDAVAKDFASRRWLPELRFVNHYNSHPDYINALVNSIRAHWGKHGRAQKLVLSYHGVPQFYLHKGDPYHCECLATTRLIIEALELGPEEYITTFQSRFGKAEWLKPYTDATLKELAANGTKSVQVICPGFAADCLETLEEIEEENREYFMEAGGERYEYIPALNSSDEHIQTLSNIVNTHIQGWTIQPTGSAERQQTLQARSEQAKRCPHNKPRA from the coding sequence ATGGCTTCACGTTTTCGCGGTTCGGCTTTTAATCATATAGAAGAGCAAAAGGTTGGTGTGCTTATCACCAATTTAGGCACTCCCGACGCCCCAACGCCCTCGGCGCTGCGACGCTATTTGAAAGAGTTTTTGTCTGACCCACGCGTAGTGGAAATACCGCGCCTTATTTGGCTGTTAATTTTGCACCTTATTATTTTGCGCATTCGGCCTGCTAAGTCTGCCAAAACCTACGCCAGCGTATGGACAGATCAAGGCTCGCCACTGGCTTTTCACACCCGCGACCAAGCCGACAAGCTGCGCCAACAACTGCAAGCCCAGCACGGCGACAACCTAGTTGTAGATTACGCCATGCGCTACGGTAACCCTTCAATTACTAGCGCAATTACCACACTGTGCGACCAAGGCGTGCGCAAGCTGTTGGTGTTGCCGCTCTACCCGCAGTATTCCGGGTCCACTACTGCCTCCACCTTCGATGCGGTAGCCAAAGATTTTGCTTCGCGCCGCTGGCTGCCCGAGCTGCGCTTTGTTAACCACTACAACAGCCACCCAGATTACATAAATGCCTTGGTAAACAGCATTCGCGCCCACTGGGGTAAACACGGCCGCGCGCAAAAGCTTGTGCTTTCTTACCACGGGGTGCCGCAGTTTTATTTACACAAGGGCGACCCCTACCACTGCGAGTGCCTTGCCACTACCCGCTTAATTATTGAAGCACTGGAGCTGGGCCCCGAAGAGTACATTACAACTTTCCAGTCGCGCTTTGGTAAAGCCGAGTGGTTAAAGCCCTACACCGACGCTACGCTAAAAGAGTTAGCCGCTAACGGCACAAAGAGCGTGCAGGTTATTTGCCCTGGGTTTGCTGCCGATTGCCTAGAAACACTGGAAGAAATAGAAGAAGAAAACCGCGAGTACTTCATGGAAGCCGGTGGCGAACGCTACGAGTATATACCCGCATTAAACAGCAGCGACGAGCACATACAAACGCTTAGCAACATAGTGAACACTCACATACAGGGTTGGACTATTCAGCCAACTGGCAGCGCAGAGCGCCAGCAAACCCTGCAAGCACGCAGCGAACAAGCTAAACGATGCCCGCACAATAAGCCCCGCGCCTAA
- a CDS encoding SDR family oxidoreductase: MNVVITGANRGIGLALVQGYLAKGAKVFAVCREATPELTATGAEVIEGVDVTAAVSVAALAERLDGVTIDVLINNAGLFQNETLGAIDYDQIITQFHVNALGALRVSEALISNMARGSKIGLITSRMGSIADNTSGSYYGYRMSKAALNAAGMSLAQDLRGRQVAVAILHPGFVQTRMVGFAGDVAPDTAAAGLIKRIDNLTLETSGSFWHANGEQLPW, encoded by the coding sequence ATGAATGTTGTAATTACTGGTGCAAACCGCGGCATAGGCTTGGCCCTTGTACAGGGCTATTTGGCTAAAGGTGCCAAAGTATTTGCGGTGTGCCGCGAAGCAACCCCAGAGCTTACGGCTACTGGCGCAGAGGTAATAGAAGGGGTAGATGTTACCGCAGCGGTATCTGTTGCTGCGCTGGCTGAGCGTTTAGATGGGGTGACCATTGATGTGCTTATTAATAACGCCGGCTTGTTCCAAAACGAGACCTTAGGCGCTATCGATTACGATCAAATAATTACCCAGTTTCATGTTAATGCCCTTGGGGCTTTGCGTGTTTCGGAAGCGTTAATTAGCAATATGGCGCGCGGCAGTAAAATTGGCTTAATTACCAGCCGCATGGGGTCTATTGCCGATAATACCTCTGGCTCTTACTACGGCTATCGCATGTCTAAAGCGGCATTAAATGCGGCGGGTATGTCGTTGGCGCAAGACTTACGCGGTCGCCAAGTGGCGGTGGCTATATTGCACCCCGGCTTTGTGCAAACCCGCATGGTGGGTTTTGCCGGCGATGTGGCCCCCGATACAGCGGCGGCGGGCTTAATCAAACGCATCGATAACCTTACCCTCGAAACCAGCGGTTCCTTCTGGCACGCCAATGGCGAGCAATTGCCTTGGTAA
- a CDS encoding marine proteobacterial sortase target protein: MNTHRKLHLMNKLKKARAEGIAWFFYALLVFSFSLYTTQKANAGEEPASGQLTLVDATGNSLDALHLSTHVDMQINGLIAKVTVEQAFTNNSDEWREGVYVFPLDEQAAVNAMEMVIGDRRIKGEIKEKEVAEKIYQQAKAEGKKASLVSQQRPNLFTQKVANIPPRETISVSLTYTQRVEYHSGQFGLRFPLTLTQRYIPNSANLETNVVENTKNWDDERWENSAPDTAEKTPTSIDLAAGGYGWQSFNPIIHTQKPTPQVPDAHLISPPMVLAQGQYGDGQYEQTGKDNRATISIQLDAGFNVANIESLYHQITINKPPSSAYNVELTNGSTLMDRDFVLQWRATASSAPQAAVFKETLAGEDYLLLMLLPPQGQQQHTQSLSRDIVFVVDTSGSMQGTSIQQAKRSLQFALRGLNPSDTFNIIEFDTSFSRFRSRPVSATASNVQAAVSWVNNLNADNGTEMYAALEEAFDQLASINPNGTENSKSSNNLQQVVFITDGAVGNEQALLSLIHRRLNNARLFTVAIGSAPNSYFMRKAAQFGKGANVFIGDTAEVTHKMNALLSKLKTTLVSDINVQWPQQSEVYPQRIPDLYAGEPLLLAAKTSGAMGTIDISGNTALQPWQSQLTINPYHNNSGVAQVWAKSKIDALEDSKTEGANPQDVRKQVVDVALTHALITPYTSFVAVEELVSRPAHQPVQTQAVANLKPQGQTVSYPKTATSATFNLVLGIGLLLLAFALQLRSIIRALLHSFAPSECSGVNV; encoded by the coding sequence GTGAACACACACCGCAAATTACACCTAATGAACAAGCTTAAAAAAGCGCGCGCCGAGGGCATAGCGTGGTTTTTTTATGCGCTGTTGGTATTTTCTTTTAGCCTGTACACCACCCAAAAAGCCAACGCAGGTGAAGAGCCGGCATCTGGCCAATTAACGCTTGTGGATGCCACGGGCAACAGCTTGGATGCGCTGCATTTATCCACCCATGTGGATATGCAAATTAACGGCTTAATAGCCAAGGTAACGGTAGAGCAGGCCTTTACCAATAACAGCGATGAGTGGCGCGAAGGGGTATATGTGTTCCCCTTAGATGAACAGGCCGCAGTTAACGCCATGGAAATGGTAATAGGTGATCGCCGTATAAAAGGCGAAATTAAAGAAAAAGAGGTAGCCGAAAAAATTTATCAACAGGCTAAGGCCGAGGGTAAAAAGGCGAGCTTGGTATCGCAGCAACGACCAAACCTGTTTACCCAAAAGGTAGCCAATATACCGCCGCGCGAAACCATTAGCGTAAGCCTTACCTACACCCAAAGAGTGGAATACCACAGTGGTCAGTTTGGTTTGCGTTTTCCGCTTACACTTACCCAGCGCTACATACCTAATAGTGCAAATTTAGAGACGAACGTCGTCGAAAATACGAAAAATTGGGACGATGAAAGATGGGAGAACTCAGCGCCAGATACGGCAGAAAAAACGCCGACTAGCATAGACCTGGCCGCTGGCGGTTACGGCTGGCAGAGCTTTAACCCCATAATTCACACCCAAAAACCCACCCCACAGGTGCCTGATGCACACTTAATATCGCCGCCGATGGTATTGGCCCAAGGGCAGTATGGCGACGGGCAGTACGAACAGACCGGCAAAGATAACCGCGCAACCATAAGTATTCAATTAGATGCGGGTTTTAACGTGGCTAACATCGAATCGCTGTACCACCAAATTACCATTAACAAACCGCCCAGCAGCGCCTACAACGTAGAGCTAACCAATGGCAGCACTCTTATGGATAGGGACTTTGTATTGCAGTGGCGCGCAACGGCAAGCAGTGCACCACAAGCTGCAGTATTTAAAGAAACACTAGCAGGGGAAGACTACCTATTACTTATGTTGCTGCCGCCCCAAGGCCAACAGCAACACACGCAAAGCTTAAGCCGCGACATTGTGTTTGTTGTGGATACCTCTGGCTCTATGCAGGGTACTTCTATACAGCAGGCCAAACGCAGCTTGCAGTTTGCCCTGCGCGGGCTAAACCCCAGCGATACCTTTAACATTATTGAATTCGATACAAGCTTTAGCCGCTTTCGCTCGCGCCCGGTAAGTGCCACGGCCAGCAATGTGCAGGCAGCGGTAAGCTGGGTAAATAATTTAAATGCCGATAACGGTACCGAAATGTACGCCGCGCTCGAAGAGGCATTCGACCAACTAGCCAGCATCAACCCAAACGGTACAGAAAATAGCAAAAGCAGTAATAACCTGCAGCAGGTAGTGTTTATTACCGATGGGGCAGTAGGCAACGAACAAGCGCTGCTTTCGCTTATTCACCGCCGCTTAAACAATGCGCGTTTATTTACCGTGGCTATTGGCTCGGCGCCCAACAGCTACTTTATGCGCAAGGCGGCCCAGTTTGGCAAAGGTGCCAATGTGTTTATAGGTGATACCGCCGAAGTAACCCATAAAATGAATGCGTTGCTGAGCAAATTAAAAACCACCTTAGTTAGCGATATTAATGTGCAATGGCCGCAACAGTCGGAGGTGTACCCGCAGCGCATCCCCGATTTATATGCAGGCGAGCCGCTATTACTTGCGGCAAAAACCAGCGGTGCTATGGGCACAATCGACATAAGCGGCAACACGGCGTTGCAGCCGTGGCAATCCCAATTAACCATCAACCCGTACCACAACAACAGTGGCGTGGCGCAGGTGTGGGCCAAGAGTAAAATCGATGCGCTAGAAGATTCAAAAACAGAAGGCGCCAACCCGCAAGATGTACGTAAACAGGTGGTAGATGTGGCGCTTACCCACGCGCTTATTACCCCCTACACCAGTTTTGTAGCGGTGGAAGAGTTAGTGTCGCGGCCCGCCCACCAGCCTGTGCAAACGCAGGCTGTAGCTAACCTTAAGCCGCAAGGCCAAACGGTGAGTTACCCCAAAACAGCAACCTCCGCCACGTTTAACTTAGTGCTGGGTATTGGTTTGCTACTGCTGGCGTTTGCCCTGCAGTTACGCAGTATTATTCGCGCGTTGTTACACAGCTTTGCGCCCAGCGAATGCAGCGGGGTGAACGTGTAA
- a CDS encoding class GN sortase: protein MQRGERVMVMVDWRAIKQKWLWGLVIVGLLLCGNSMWVHAKATLAQHLIASAWQQSLADGKPHKPWRWADSWPVARLKVPATGADLYVLAGAHGTALAFGPGHMDGTALPGASGTSVVGGHRDTHFQFLQNLQAGDWVLVQQPNAKWHSYQIQTQRIADIRKGGLTLPAQGDWLYLVTCYPFNNWKAGGSERYVVEARRVQANQISGKTAEADANQPTTPTQVPAQLNVLTKWQTGYYSSRVDARLASAHF, encoded by the coding sequence ATGCAGCGGGGTGAACGTGTAATGGTTATGGTGGATTGGCGAGCAATTAAACAAAAGTGGTTGTGGGGTTTGGTAATAGTGGGGCTGTTATTGTGCGGCAACAGCATGTGGGTACACGCAAAGGCCACACTCGCGCAGCACCTTATTGCCAGCGCGTGGCAGCAAAGCTTGGCCGACGGCAAACCCCACAAGCCGTGGCGCTGGGCAGACTCGTGGCCAGTGGCGCGCTTAAAAGTACCCGCCACAGGGGCAGACCTTTACGTATTGGCCGGCGCCCACGGCACAGCCCTCGCATTTGGCCCGGGCCATATGGATGGCACCGCGTTGCCGGGTGCCAGTGGCACCAGCGTAGTAGGCGGCCATCGCGATACCCATTTTCAGTTTTTGCAAAATCTGCAGGCGGGCGATTGGGTGCTGGTGCAACAACCCAACGCCAAGTGGCATTCGTATCAAATTCAAACCCAGCGCATTGCCGATATTCGCAAAGGCGGGTTAACCCTGCCCGCGCAAGGCGACTGGCTTTACTTGGTAACCTGTTACCCGTTTAACAATTGGAAGGCCGGTGGCAGCGAGCGCTATGTAGTAGAAGCCCGCCGCGTACAGGCAAACCAAATAAGCGGCAAAACAGCCGAAGCTGATGCCAACCAGCCCACAACACCTACACAGGTTCCGGCGCAACTGAATGTGCTTACTAAATGGCAAACGGGGTATTACAGCAGTCGCGTGGATGCTAGGTTGGCAAGTGCTCACTTTTAA
- a CDS encoding outer membrane beta-barrel protein: MRKLLTLPFALTLAISAAYYSSSAYAESYLTGSVGSATTTGFAEDSTTLNFGAGARFGDFFALEVSYLDTGEFTASETYNDGQLDNSLKFTGLNVSLIGHLPLSDDLELYGKVGQYFWRADINSYAHADNSSASLRLNDADLTYGGGVLMHLSKQLALKAEYQIIDFAADNDGAFGSTDIASVGFIFKL, from the coding sequence ATGCGCAAACTACTTACCCTACCCTTCGCGCTTACCCTAGCAATAAGCGCCGCCTACTATAGCAGCTCTGCCTATGCCGAGTCATACCTTACTGGCAGCGTGGGCAGTGCCACCACTACCGGCTTTGCGGAAGATTCCACCACATTAAACTTTGGTGCCGGCGCACGCTTTGGTGATTTTTTTGCCCTAGAAGTAAGTTATTTAGATACCGGCGAGTTTACCGCAAGCGAAACCTATAACGATGGCCAGTTAGATAACAGCTTAAAATTTACCGGCCTAAATGTATCGCTTATTGGTCACCTACCCCTTTCGGATGACCTAGAGCTATACGGCAAAGTTGGCCAGTACTTTTGGCGAGCAGATATAAACAGCTACGCCCACGCGGATAATTCCAGCGCAAGTTTGCGCCTTAACGATGCCGACCTAACCTATGGCGGCGGTGTATTAATGCACCTATCTAAACAACTTGCCCTAAAAGCCGAGTACCAAATTATAGACTTTGCCGCCGATAACGACGGCGCCTTTGGCAGCACCGATATTGCCAGTGTAGGTTTTATTTTTAAGCTCTAA
- a CDS encoding MFS transporter, giving the protein MNSSVDVIAPKWRTPQIFLLACVFVMSFTFATWQVLLNNFVIERANFTGVEIGVLQSLREVPGFLAFTAVFVLLILREHYFALLSLLTLCVGVALTGFFPTALGLYCTTVLMSIGFHYFETINKSLTLQWIDKAETPHFMGRALAIKAVGSLGAYAMIWLAMEWMGVDYVWMYLITGTIGFMVVLVLFAKFPDFNQGVVQTKKLLVRKRYWLYYALVMLSGARRQIFVVFAGFMMVEKFGYTVGQISSLFIINYIFNFFFAARIGKWIGVIGERNALVIEYVGLIFVFTGYAFVSNAQFAAALYVIDHLFFAFAIAISTYFQKIAQKEDIAATASVSFTINHIAAVVIPVLLGMVWIVSPAAVFFVGVGLAVGSLVLSLNIPARPDIGNEVRVGKVG; this is encoded by the coding sequence ATGAATTCCTCTGTTGATGTTATTGCGCCCAAATGGCGTACCCCGCAAATATTCTTGTTGGCCTGCGTGTTTGTAATGTCTTTTACTTTTGCTACGTGGCAGGTGCTGCTTAATAACTTTGTTATAGAGCGCGCAAATTTTACCGGGGTAGAAATTGGTGTGTTGCAAAGCCTGCGTGAAGTGCCGGGCTTTTTGGCGTTTACCGCGGTGTTTGTATTGCTGATATTGCGCGAGCACTATTTTGCATTGCTTAGTTTGTTAACCCTGTGTGTGGGCGTTGCGCTTACTGGTTTTTTTCCTACCGCGTTGGGTTTGTATTGCACCACGGTGTTAATGTCTATTGGCTTTCACTATTTCGAAACCATTAACAAATCGCTTACGTTGCAGTGGATAGATAAAGCAGAAACCCCCCACTTTATGGGGCGTGCGCTGGCCATTAAAGCGGTTGGTTCGCTGGGCGCCTACGCCATGATTTGGCTGGCTATGGAATGGATGGGTGTGGATTACGTATGGATGTACCTAATTACCGGCACCATAGGGTTTATGGTGGTGCTGGTGTTATTTGCTAAGTTCCCAGATTTTAACCAAGGCGTAGTGCAAACTAAAAAGCTGTTGGTGCGCAAACGCTATTGGCTGTATTACGCGCTGGTTATGTTAAGCGGCGCGCGCAGGCAAATTTTTGTGGTGTTTGCCGGTTTTATGATGGTGGAGAAATTCGGCTACACGGTGGGGCAAATTAGCAGCCTGTTTATTATTAACTATATATTTAACTTCTTTTTTGCCGCGCGCATAGGCAAGTGGATTGGTGTAATAGGCGAGCGCAATGCTTTGGTTATTGAATATGTGGGCCTTATTTTTGTGTTTACTGGCTACGCTTTTGTTAGCAACGCGCAGTTTGCCGCAGCCTTGTATGTTATCGATCACCTGTTCTTTGCCTTCGCCATTGCTATTAGTACCTATTTTCAAAAAATAGCCCAAAAAGAAGATATAGCCGCAACCGCGAGCGTAAGCTTTACCATTAACCATATTGCAGCGGTGGTAATACCCGTGCTGTTAGGCATGGTGTGGATAGTGTCGCCAGCGGCTGTATTTTTTGTGGGTGTTGGTTTGGCGGTGGGCTCGTTGGTGTTATCGCTTAATATTCCCGCGCGGCCAGATATAGGCAATGAAGTGCGCGTAGGTAAGGTTGGCTAA
- a CDS encoding class I SAM-dependent RNA methyltransferase: MVNAIFPKKRGAGRRKQGASNRDAEQNFSREPFTAEVVDMASDGRGVIHHPEGRTCFVSGVWLGEKGTFRLTEIKGRTGSAEVVELTQVAPQKITAPCVYHGHSAKHCGGCAWQSIEYSAQLQAKQTRVEKALANLCKPDAIAPILGAERTEGYRNRAQFKTDGSKLGYVAPSSNNIVDVETCLVLTPHNAATLANLRQQLPNSEWQPKRKEPWVTLNIDETHSADEVRVNERLPFMQANSSQNKLMQDWLAERLARVDLANPAIELFCGSGNFTEVIAAAGFPAVAAVEVEGDALSALQAKALTNVSVHGINLYEEGGLENALKTQPKAKTLVLDPPRDGLKERAALLKKSCKIRDILYISCDLATFTRDITDLCGAGYKLVAVQPVDQFPHTPHVEILAHLRVKGG; encoded by the coding sequence ATGGTGAATGCAATTTTCCCTAAAAAGCGCGGAGCTGGGCGGCGTAAACAAGGCGCTAGCAACCGCGATGCCGAGCAAAACTTTAGCCGCGAGCCTTTTACCGCCGAAGTGGTGGATATGGCCAGCGACGGCCGCGGTGTTATTCATCACCCCGAGGGCCGCACCTGTTTTGTAAGCGGCGTTTGGTTAGGGGAAAAGGGCACCTTTAGGTTAACCGAAATTAAAGGCCGCACCGGCAGCGCCGAAGTGGTAGAGCTTACCCAAGTGGCACCGCAAAAAATAACTGCCCCATGTGTGTACCACGGCCACAGCGCCAAGCATTGCGGTGGCTGTGCGTGGCAATCTATTGAGTACAGCGCGCAATTGCAGGCTAAGCAAACCCGCGTAGAAAAAGCGCTGGCCAATTTGTGTAAGCCCGATGCCATAGCCCCAATATTAGGTGCCGAGCGCACCGAGGGCTATCGCAATCGCGCGCAGTTCAAAACAGATGGCAGCAAGTTAGGCTATGTTGCCCCTAGTTCCAACAATATTGTGGATGTTGAAACCTGCTTGGTACTTACGCCGCACAACGCTGCTACTCTGGCCAACCTGCGCCAACAACTGCCCAACAGCGAGTGGCAGCCTAAACGCAAAGAGCCGTGGGTAACGTTGAACATTGACGAAACGCACAGTGCCGATGAGGTGCGAGTTAACGAGCGCTTGCCATTTATGCAGGCCAACAGCAGCCAAAATAAGCTAATGCAAGATTGGCTAGCAGAGCGCTTGGCAAGGGTAGATTTAGCAAACCCCGCAATAGAGCTATTTTGCGGGTCGGGCAACTTTACCGAGGTAATTGCAGCGGCAGGCTTCCCTGCGGTGGCAGCCGTAGAGGTGGAGGGCGATGCCTTGAGTGCGTTGCAAGCCAAGGCACTAACCAATGTGAGTGTGCACGGTATTAACCTGTACGAAGAAGGCGGCCTAGAAAATGCCCTAAAAACCCAGCCCAAGGCTAAAACCCTGGTGCTAGACCCGCCCCGAGACGGCTTAAAAGAGCGCGCGGCGCTACTTAAAAAGTCGTGCAAAATACGCGATATTTTGTATATATCGTGCGATTTGGCCACATTTACCCGCGATATTACCGATTTATGCGGCGCGGGCTACAAACTGGTAGCCGTACAACCCGTAGACCAATTCCCCCATACCCCCCACGTAGAAATACTGGCTCATTTGCGGGTGAAGGGGGGTTAG
- a CDS encoding zinc transporter ZntB, producing the protein MEKALIYSYLLDGKGGGKSMTAEEITQWQPSDGLLWVHLDYSVEGAPEWIFAQKDLPNVCAQALLHEETRPRATLVGSGILMSLRGVNLNPSADPEDMVSIRVYADKNRIISTRHRRLLTVADIVTSLDENRGPKDSGEFIQELVRGLTLRMETTIDMLEERTDDLEDTVIAGGKNGLRSELSAVRRAAIMLRRYLAPQREALSRLCGEQAPWLTETHRIGLRETSDHLLRLLENLDSARDRAAVVQEELVNHMSEQMNQRMYVLSLVAAIFLPLGFLTGLLGINVGGIPGAENNQAFFWFIAILCSLTALQVVVFKRFKWM; encoded by the coding sequence ATGGAAAAAGCGTTAATCTATAGCTATTTATTAGATGGTAAAGGCGGCGGCAAATCGATGACTGCCGAAGAAATTACCCAGTGGCAACCCAGCGATGGGCTGCTGTGGGTACATCTAGATTACAGCGTAGAAGGCGCCCCCGAGTGGATATTTGCGCAAAAAGACTTACCCAATGTGTGTGCTCAAGCCCTGCTGCACGAAGAAACCCGTCCACGTGCTACTTTGGTGGGTAGCGGCATATTAATGTCTTTGCGCGGCGTGAACTTAAACCCCAGCGCCGACCCGGAAGACATGGTATCTATTCGGGTTTATGCCGATAAAAACCGCATTATTAGCACCCGTCACAGGCGTTTGCTAACCGTAGCCGACATAGTTACCAGCCTAGATGAAAACCGCGGCCCCAAAGATAGCGGCGAATTTATTCAAGAGTTGGTGCGCGGCCTTACGTTGCGCATGGAAACCACCATAGACATGTTGGAAGAGCGCACAGACGACTTAGAAGACACAGTCATAGCAGGCGGCAAAAACGGGTTGCGCAGCGAGCTTTCTGCCGTGCGTCGCGCCGCAATTATGTTGCGCCGCTACTTGGCCCCGCAGAGGGAGGCGCTATCGCGATTGTGTGGTGAGCAAGCGCCGTGGCTAACCGAAACACACCGCATAGGCCTGCGCGAAACCTCCGACCATTTATTACGCCTGCTAGAAAACTTAGATTCTGCCCGCGATCGCGCTGCCGTAGTGCAAGAAGAGCTGGTGAATCATATGTCCGAGCAGATGAACCAGCGCATGTATGTGCTTTCGTTGGTGGCGGCCATCTTTTTGCCGCTTGGCTTCTTAACGGGGCTACTGGGCATAAACGTAGGTGGCATACCTGGCGCCGAAAATAACCAAGCATTTTTCTGGTTTATTGCTATCCTTTGCAGCCTTACCGCCTTGCAGGTGGTGGTGTTTAAACGATTTAAGTGGATGTAA
- a CDS encoding TSUP family transporter, with the protein MLDLMWYQYALISVTFAWSGFVRTGLGFGGALFTLPFLLLIDNQPIVYLSLIAVQLLFFSALTFAQNYYKPPKAERQPPLSNVDWPYLRKMLSIVIVPKLIGVFGLLTLPGNLMSIIIFGIVVFYACTYIVNRPLRATNRWVETVFLMMGGYISGTSLIGAPLIVAVATRHIATKQLRDTLFVLWFILVTIKVSVLIYSGVDLHLINHLWLVPCAFVGHMLGLRAHDWLIQNQSGAFYRVIGCSLLAASAVGLTQALL; encoded by the coding sequence ATGCTAGATTTAATGTGGTACCAGTACGCGCTTATTAGCGTGACTTTTGCGTGGAGCGGATTTGTGCGCACGGGGCTAGGCTTTGGCGGCGCGCTGTTTACCCTGCCGTTTCTTTTGCTTATAGATAACCAACCTATTGTTTATCTATCGCTTATTGCGGTGCAGCTGCTGTTCTTTTCTGCGCTTACCTTTGCCCAAAACTACTACAAGCCTCCCAAGGCCGAGCGCCAGCCTCCGCTAAGCAATGTAGATTGGCCCTACCTGCGCAAAATGCTAAGTATTGTAATTGTGCCAAAGCTTATTGGTGTATTTGGCCTGCTTACGCTACCCGGCAATTTAATGAGCATCATCATTTTCGGCATAGTGGTGTTTTACGCCTGCACCTACATAGTAAACCGGCCGTTGCGCGCAACTAATCGCTGGGTAGAAACGGTGTTTTTAATGATGGGTGGCTATATTAGCGGTACGTCGCTTATTGGCGCGCCCCTTATTGTTGCCGTAGCCACTCGCCACATAGCTACCAAACAATTGCGCGATACGTTATTTGTACTTTGGTTTATTTTGGTCACAATTAAGGTATCGGTTTTAATTTATAGCGGTGTAGACCTGCACTTAATTAACCACCTGTGGTTAGTGCCGTGCGCCTTTGTTGGGCATATGTTGGGGCTGCGAGCTCACGATTGGCTAATACAAAATCAAAGCGGGGCCTTTTACCGGGTTATTGGCTGCTCTTTACTGGCCGCCAGCGCAGTGGGGTTGACGCAAGCATTGCTATAA